The Terriglobus sp. TAA 43 sequence CATCCGGTCTTGTGCAATCTACGCTCGGCACAGGTACGACAGTATCTTCTTATGACCCTATGTTTGCAGGGGATTTCAACGTTCATCACTTTGCAGAGCCGCTCTCGAACCTGTTGCTCAACGGTGTACCCATTCTGCAATCCAATACGGTTGCAGGCGACATGAGCCTTCAACAAGCATTTGCTACCGGAACCAGCGTGAAGGTCAGCTTCTCTGGTGATCGTGTGGCCACGAACAGTAAGGGCAACTTCCTGAATCCGCAGCTCGACAGTTACTTCCGCGTGCTAGTTCAGCAACAACTGCTTGCAGGTTTCGGCCTCGGTCCAAACCTTCGTTATCTGCGTATTGCAAAGAACAACCAGAAGATTTCCGATGCTGCTTTCCGTCTGCAGATCATCGCAACGGTCTCGCAGATTGAAAACATGTATTGGGATCTTGTCAGTGCATGGCAGGACGAACGCGTGAAGCAAGAGTCTCTCGACTTTGCTCAGAAGACCCTTGAGACCGGACGCCAGCAGCTTGCACTGCAGGCCATTCCTGCTATGGACGTACTTAAGGACGAAGCAGAGGTTGCAAAGCGTGAACAGGATCTCAGCATTGCAAAGTCTACGCTGGAGTTTCAGTCGCTACTGTTGAAGAACGCACTGACACGCAACCTGGATGATCCAACGCTGGAAGCGATGCCTGTGGTTCCCATGGATGTGTCGCGTCCGCTGCAGCCTATGCCCACAGGCGATGAGCTTGTCACACGCGCATTGTCCTCACGGCTGGAAATGGAAGAACAAAACCTGGATCTGAGCAATCGTCAGATCAGCCGCAAGGCGGCAAACAACGCACTGCTTCCCACGGTTGCGCTAACCGGCTACTGGGCAGGTACAGGCCTTGCTGGCGTGAACAATCCGCTTGCCGGCGTCACTCCCACAGTCCCTTCAGACTACGGCGGAGCACTCCGCAACGCCTTCAATGGGAGTGCCCCGGATTACTATGTGGGCGTCAACGTCAACATTCCTATCCGCAACCGCGTGAACAAGAGCGATCAATATCGTTCGGAACTGGAGTATCGCCAGGCGGAGCTGCTGCTTCAGCAGTTAAAGAAGCAGATTCGTATCGAAGTCCGCAACGCCGAGTATGCTTTGCGACAGGCCGAAGCTCGCGTTGTCTCCGCGGACAAGGCACGCGACCTGGCGCGCCGCACCTTTGACATCATGCAGCAGGAACAGAGCTTTGGTGCGGGCAGCGCTGTACAAACCCTTGCAGCACGCAATGACCTTACGACTGCTGAATCCGCCTACTTCGCAGCCGTGGATGCACGTGAAAAGGCTCGTGTCGAATTGGAGCGAGCCGGTGGTATGACATTGGAAAACAATGGCATATCGATAGAATCAGCTAAGCAGGGTCAAGCACAGCTTTCAGCCACAGCAACTGTGCAAACACAAACGCCCTAGTCGCATCAGGAAACACTTTGGAAACCGTATCAAACTCGTCGCATCACGCTGCTGCCCTGGCAACGCAGCAGCGTCCCTGCCGTCTGTTGTTAGCGGATGACCAACCGCACATTCTGGACGCGCTGGAACTTCTTCTGGAACCGGAAGGATATGTGCTTGAGCGTGCGGGTACACCTGCGCTGCTTATCTCTGCACTATCCAGCGAAGACTTCGACGGCATCCTGATGGACCTGAATTACACCCGCGACACCACCAGCGGCGAAGAGGGTCTTGCACTCATCGAACGCATTCGCGGACACCATGCGCATCTCCCCATCATCGTGATGACAGCGTGGGGCAACATCGATCTTGCTGTAAAAGCAATGCACAGCGGCGCGAGCGATTTCATCCAAAAGCCGTGGGACAATACGCGACTGCTGACCGTATTGCGCACCCAGCTTGAGTTGTACCGGATGCAGCGCTCTGCTGCACTGCTGGAAGCAGAGAACAAGATGCTCCATACAGAAGGCGCTCCGGTCATGATCGCAACGGCGCCTTCCATGCAGCGCGTGATGGAACTGATCTCACGCGTTGGTCCCTCGGATGCCAACGTTCTCATCACCGGCGAACATGGCAGCGGCAAGGAAGTCGTCGCACAAACGCTGCATCGCATCTCGCTCCGATCGCAGCGCACCATGGTCGCTGTGAATACCGGTGCGCTCTCGGAAGGCACCTTTGAAAGTGAACTCTTTGGCCACGTCAAAGGTGCGTTCACAGACGCCCGCGCAGAACGTGTTGGCCGATTCGAACTCGCGCACGGTTCGACTCTTTTTCTTGATGAAATCGCAAACGTCCCTCTGCGCCAGCAGGCCAAACTCTTACGCGTACTGGAAACCGGAGAGTTTGAACGCCTCGGTTCCTCGCGCACGCAGAAGTCGGACGTCCGTGTCATTTCTGCCACCAACGCCGATCTCCGTTCCGCTGCAGCCGCAGGCACCTTCCGCCCTGATCTTCTCTTTCGCCTTAATACGGTAGAGATCAGCCTGCCGCCTTTGCGCGAACGGCGCGAAGATATTCCGCTGCTGGCGGCACATTTCCTTTCACGCTACGCCGCACAGTATCGCCGCCCCGTACATGGCTTTGAGCCTGCTGCGCTGGAACGCATGTTGTACTACGCATGGCCCGGCAACGTGCGCGAACTGGATCATACGCTGGAACGCGCCGTCTTGATGGCACGCGCGGAGTACCTCTCGCTCTCAGACCTTGCTCTCCAGGCAGACGGCCCCACAACCACGAACTCTCTGGATGAAATGGATCTTGAGGCAGTGGAAGCGCACCTGGTCCGCAAGGCACTCAATCGGTATCAGGGCAACGTGAGCGCCGCAGCAGAGGCACTGGGACTAAGCCGTGGCGCTTTATATCGCCGCATGGAAAAATATGGCCTTTAGCCGCAGCACGCAAGTTGCGCTGCTCGCTGGAGTGACTCCATGAAGGAAGAAGAACGTTCCGAAGTCTTTCTGGATTCCGCGCCATGGAAGCCCGGACAAGACGGCACACAATCCTCGCGCAGCGTGAGCTACGAACTGCGCATGCGATTGTGGCTTGCGGCAATCGGCGCAATTCTCCTGTTGCTCAGCGGCACGTTATTCCATACATGGGGCGTCGATGGCTTCACCAATAGCGTTGCGCTTCTCACTCTCGGCATCCTCTGGCTCTTCCTTGCAGAGCGCGCGCTTCACCGTATCGTCACGCCTCTGCAAACACTCACAAATGTCATCGCAGCCATTCGCAGCGAGGACTTTTCATTTCGTGTGCGTGGAGCACGACGTGGCGATGCCGCAGGCGATCTCGCCAAGGAAATCAACCTGCTCTCTGAGTCGCTGCAGGCACAGAAACGTGACGCGACTGAAGCGCGAGCATTAGTCGATCGCGTTCTCTCCACTATGGACGCGCCAGTACTGGCGTTCGCAGAGGATGGCGCATTGGCCATGGTCAATCGCGCTGCCCGTACTGCACTGGGACTACAACTCACAGACATAGGCCGCGCGGCAGAAGAACTACAAGTGGAATCGCTCCTCGAGTTAGAGGACAGCACATTGATGCCGCAACCGCCCCGTGGCCTTGCCGGACGATGGATGCTTCGACGCAGCGCCTTCCGCCTGCAGGGCCGTAGGCATTTGCTGGTGATGTTGACCGAGATTGGCTCAGCACTCCGCGAAGAAGAACGCCAGGCATGGCAACGACTCATCCGGGTTCTAGGCCACGAGATCAATAATTCGCTTGCCCCAATCAAGTCCATTGCCGGAACACTGCAACTGCGTCTCGCCCCCGAGATAGATTTTGAAAACACTCCCTCGAGAGATGCGCAGTTAAGAAAAGGCCTCGCCATCATTGAGGCGCGTGCTGACTCTCTCAATCGATTCCTGCAGGGCTATCGCAAGCTTTCCACCCTGCCTGCGTTGCAACGTCAGCCGGTTGCAATCCTCGCGTTCATGCAACAGGTCACGGCTCTGGATCATGGTGTTCCTGTAACCATCACTGAATCCGAAGATCGTATCGCTTTGATCGATCCGGTGCTGATGGAACAGGCAATGATCAACCTTCTCAAGAATGCAGCAGAGGCCACACTGGAGCGTTCGACGCACGAAGGCAGCGCCACCCGGCCGATTGAAGTCATGTGGCGAGTTGCTGGCGACGATCTCATCATCGAAATCCGCGACTACGGCCTGGGCGTCCTGAACGAATCCAACCTGTTCGTGCCCTTCTACACCACCAAACCGGAAGGCAGCGGTATCGGCCTACTGCTGACTCAGCACGTCGTGGAGGCCCACAGCGGCACCGTCCAGCTTGCAAATCATCCCTCCCGGGTGGGTTGCATCGTCAGCATTACCATCCCCGCCTGACTTCGTTCGACACGCGAAGTAATTGCCACAGCCATCCCCTTCCGGCTATGCTTCAGGCGAACCTACCTTCACCTGAACCTCCGGAGCAGATCCGATGCGACGCTTGATCGCGGCACTACTTTTCACCACCGTCCTCTCTGCGAAAGCGCAGCAACCGGCCTATCAAAACACCTCTCTCTCGCCCGAGCAGCGCGCCGCAGACTTGGTGGGGCGCATGACGTTGGAAGAGAAAGCTGCGCAGATGGTCAATGGCGCCGCTGCCATTCCCCGGCTCAACGTTCCTGCATACGACTACTGGAATGAAGCGCTACACGGTGTCGCTCGCTCCGGCTACGCCACCATGTTTCCTCAAGCCATCGGCATGGCCGCCACATGGGACGCGCCTCTGCTGAAAACCATTGGCGATGTCATCTCCACCGAGGCACGCGCCAAGAACAATGAAGCTCTGCGCCACAACAATCACGACATCTACTTCGGTCTCACATTCTGGTCGCCGAACATCAATATCTTTCGCGATCCCCGGTGGGGGCGTGGGCAGGAGACCTATGGTGAAGACCCGCACCTGACTGCGCAGCTTGGTGTGAACTTCATAGAGGGTCTGCAGGGTACCAACCCCAAGTACTACAAGGTGATCGCGACACCGAAGCACTTTGCCGTGCACTCGGGCCCGGAGGAAAGCCGCCACCGCTTTGACGTGCAGCCTTCGCCGCATGATCTGTGGGACACCTATCTGCCGCAGTTCCGCGCGGCCATCGTCGATGCCAAAGCCGACTCCATCATGTGCTCCTATAACCGCATCGATGGCGCTCCCGCATGCGGCAGCAAGACTCTGCTAGCGGACATCCTGCGCAACGACTGGAAGTTCAAGGGCTTCGTCACCTCAGACTGCGGCGCCATTGACGACTTCTACCGCAGCTACGGACACAAGACCGATCCCGATGCCGAACACGCGGACAAGACCGCTCTGCTCGCTGGTACTGACACCAACTGCGGAGGCACCTACAAGAAGCTGGATTCCGCAGTGAAGGCCGGACTCATCAAGGAGTCAGACATCGACGTGAGCCTGCGCCGACTCTTCGAGGCACGGATTCGTCTGGGACTCTTCGATCCGCCATCGATGGTTCCCTATGCGCAGATTCCCTTCAGCGCGGTGAACTCACCTGCGAATGCTGCGGTGGCAAAACGCGCAGCAGAAGAGTCGATGGTGTTGTTGAAGAACGATGGCATTCTGCCCCTGCGGGGGGAGAAGTACAAGACGGTCGCCGTCATTGGTCCCAACGGTGCCGCGTTGTCGTCACTGGAAGGCAACTACAACGGACAGCCGCATGATCCGGTGATGCCGGTCGATGCATTGCGTACGTCACTCAGTGGCACACGTGTGCTGTATGCGCCGGGTGCGCCGTATGTCGCGGGCTTTGCCATGCCGGTCTCGCGCACCATGCTGCATCCCGCCAAAGGCTCGCAGGAGCATGGTCTGAAGGCGGAATACTTCACCTCGGCGAACTTCAGCGGTTCGCCCGTCACCACACGCGTCGATCCGGAGCTGAACTTCGACTGGTCGGGAGTCAGCCCGCTGCGCGCTACTCCTGCCGGGCCCTTTGCCGTGCGGTGGAGTGGCACCATCAGCGCACCGGCGGCGGGTACGTATGAGTTCCTGGTGAAGACCGGCCGTTGCCGCGGCTGTGGTCCCGCGCAGGGATACACCGTCACGGTGGATGGCAAACAGGTCACCGAGCTGAAGCGGCAGGCTCCTGTCGCTCCGGGAGGTCGCATCAACGGCACCACGGGATTGCCTGAGGTGGATCGCGCCAACCGTCCCGGCGTATTCCAGATCACCTTTGACGACACCAAGCAGGAACACGACATCACGGTAGAGTTCTCCCGGGACTCTGCATCCGCTGGTTCCGGCATCCGCCTGGAATGGTCGCCCAAGCCCGAGACGCTGCTGCCTGAGGCCATTGCCACCGCGAAGCAGGCGGATGTTGTGATCGCCATGTTGGGCCTGTCGCCCGACCTGGAAGGCGAAGAGATGCCGGTGAAGCTGCCGGGCTTTGTGGGTGGCGACCGTTCCGACATCAACCTGCCTGCATCGCAGGACGAGCTGCTGAAGCAGATCGTCGCTACCGGCAAACCAACCGTCGTCGTGCTGCTGAATGGTTCGGCACTCGCCGTGAACTTCGCCGATGAGAATGCCAATGCCGTATTGGAATCCTGGTATCCGGGTGAGGCCGGAGCGCAGGCTATTGCCGACACGTTGACGGGTAAGAACAATCCCAGCGGACGCTTGCCGGTGACCTTCTATAAGGCCGAAAGCGATCTGCCTGCCTTCGACGACTACTCCATGAAGAACCGGACCTATCGGTACTTCACGGGTGCGCCACTGTATGGCTTTGGTTATGGCCTGAGCTACACACGCTTTGCCTACTCCGGGCTCAAGCTGTCTACAGCGAAGCTGAAGGCGGGTGAACCGCTGACCGCCGAAGTGACGGTGAAGAATACCGGCAAGATGGCTGGCGAGGAAGTAGCGCAGCTTTACCTTCTTCCTCCTGCAGACGGCAATGGTGGACTGTCGCCGAAACAGCAACTGGAAGGGTTCCGGCGCGTTTCGCTGAAGCCCGGTGAAGCGAAGAAAATCACCTTCACGCTTTCTCCGCGCCAGCTTTCCGAGGTGGATGCGCAGGGTGTGCGTGCCGTGCAACCGGGCAGCTACTCCATCGCCGTTGGCGGGGCGCAGCCGAAGGACGCTCGTGCCACGGCCGCAGCACAGACAGCAGCCTTCACCATCGACGGAACGCAGGAGTTGCCGCACTAGCCAAGCGCAGGTGGGGGTACCCCCTCCCCCCGTTTCTCTAAAATCGTCTTTCTATTGGAGTTACGGATTCTGTGCCGCTAAAATCGTCTTTCCATTGGAGTTAGCGGCAAAATCGTCTTTCTAAAAGAGTTAGGGCCGCGCACAAGCGCGGCCCTTTCCGTCTATTTCTATTCTAGTGAATTCGCGGAAATACCATGCCAACTCTATTTCTTTTCTTTTGTTGGGTTTATTCGCATAGAGGGCTTGACAGCATTTACTCGGAAACCGGCTGAGTCACGTTGTCCACGACGATGACATCGATGGGGCCTTTTGCGGATTGCAGGCGGAGGCCGAGTTGCTCTCGGATAACGGTGAAGAGCGTGGCGTCGTCGGATTCTGGCGAGGGATCGGTGGCCCAGCGAATTTGAAAGTCGTACTTGCCGGTGAGTCCGGTGTGGTCTTCAACGGTGCGGCCTGCGCGCTTCTGAATGGATTTCGCGAAGTCCGTCATGGAGACGTTGGTGACCCGCATATCAATGCGGCGGTCGCCATTCATGCTCATGTTCATGGGCGTGCCTGGTTTGGTTTCCTTTAGTGCCGGGCCGATTTTGCCGGGCTTATCGACGACGAGCCAATAGACAGGGCCTTCGCGCTGATCGCGATGGAAGCGGAAGCCGAACTGATCCTGCAGCAGCGAGAGAATCAGTTGCTGGAACTGTTCCGGGTTGGTGATCTCCGCATGGTCGGCGATGGTGGCCTGCATGTCGAAGAGTTCGCTCTCTGTCCACGCAGGCGCATTCACGATGGCTTTGGGATCGATGCCGAACGCGGTGCGAATGAGCGTTTGCACCGTGGTGGCGGTGGCAACGAAGCGTCCGCCGATCACCTGGCGGTTCGATGGATCATCGCCAGTGATTTTGTGCGGATGAACTACAGCAACTTCAACATGGATGGGCTTTGTTTGCGCGTGCAGTGTGGGGACAACAAGCGCAAGAACGAGCGCACAGGTGGAAAGTCGCATGGATTGGTCAGCCTCCCCGTGCGATACGCGAAACTTTGCCCCTGGGTTCCGTGGATTGTTTGCCCGTGGAGACTTCTAACTTCGCCACTGTGATCAAGCCGGGCGTATTCTTTCCCCGGGAGGGCATCATGGCTGACAGGCTCACCTCAATGTTGCGGGATTTTGCAGCTGGACGCACTGACTTGATATCCGGGCTGATCGAAGCGGCTGTTGATCCGAATAGTGAGGATGAAAGCGGAGTCTCGCTTCTGCAGTGGTGCTCTTACTACGGAGATGTCAGCGCGATGCGATACCTGCTCTCGAAAGGTGCAAGCCTGACTTCTTTGGGCGAAAACTTTGACCTGAACGGAGCTTGTTTCCATGGGCACTGGAGGTTATGCAAATTCCTCCTGGAGCAAGGAGCCGACCCGAATTTCATCGATATCCGAACCGGCGAGAGTCCCCTTCATAGCACATTGTGCACAACGGATCGCGTCCGGCACGACCGAGTGCTGGAGGTACTGCTCTACAGCGGCGCAAACCCGAATGTAGCCACGAAGAACGGTGTGGAGACAGAAGGTTTTATGCGTGATGCGAGGACAAAGGGCGAAACACCGTTGCATCGTGCCGCAGCCTTTGGATGCGAAGACACCATCGAGCTGCTTCTCAAACATGGCGCCAGAGTGGATGCCCGAGATGCGAACGGAGAGTCTCCACTGAGCTGGGCGAGCTGGTATCTTCGGCCTGATCCCATTTTGCGGCTGCTCTGTTTCGATAAGTTCAGAGTGCGTCCTGACCGAAAATCGATGCGAGCGAACCTGGTGGGATTTCCCTCGGTTCCGTAATTTGCTCTTCGTGCGCGATCGGGTATCGTGCTGGGAATAGCGTCTTAAGTTAGTGCTGGCCACAGGACCACTCTTGCGACTCATACTCACTTTGCTTCTATGCATCAGCATGAGCTGTGCTGCACAAACCTTTGAGGCCGCCTCGCTGCGCCTGCTGCCAGAAGGTGCAAAGCCCGATTACACCCAGCTTGACGTTCTGGATGCCACGCATCCGGGCATCTGGAAGGCACCTTCGCTCCTCACCATCGATCTCAACCTATTCGAGATGATCGTCACTGCCTACTCCGTCTCCAACAGCGGCATGCATGACGCGCTTATGGCGCAACTGCCGCTCTGGGCAATGAAAGAGACGTACCACCTCACCACCCGCATCCCCGAAGGCGCAACGCTCGCCGACCTGCGGCTCATGCTCCAGGCGCTTCTCAAAGAACGCTTCGCACTCGCCACACATTGGGACAACCGCACGATGCCCGTCCTGCTGCTTCAGCAGGCTGGCACGTCAACCAACCTTGCGCCCTTTAAAGGTATGTGCCAGCAACAACCCGCGAACTGCACCAGTGACTTTCGTTGGAAAGACGGCATGGTTCACATGGCCTTCACCGGCCAAACCATGTCACAGATTGCAGACACGCTCAGCGGCCTGGGCCACTACATGGGTGGGCAAAAGCGCGGGCCTATCGTCGATGACACCAACTTACCCGGCCAGTGGAACTCGACGATCGACTTTTCGCCGCTTATGGGAACCAACGAAACTCAGGGCGATACCTTCGCAACGGCGCTGAAAAAGCAGATGGGCCTGACGCTCAAACCTGCCGAACGCCCAGTCCCATCCCTCGTCATCGATCACGTAGACCACCCAAAAGACGAGCAATAGAGACAGCGATAGCATCGCCAATCTACGGCGTAACTGTAAGCGGGAGGTTCGCCCGCGCAGTCTGTCCCGAAGTCGAATCCGTTCCTGTGATCACCACGTTATAGCTGGCCGGGATAATCGACACGATGTCTTTACAGCCACTCAGAAACAACACGCTGCAAGACATCAGCAACACCGTTAGAGCCACCAGACGCGATCGTTTACGCAGGCCCAGCAATACTCCTGGCATCATCACCGCAGCCAACACGGCCCATGAACCACGCACACTCGCGGTTGAGTTGTTTACAGCCAGCGTTAGGTTAGTGTTGTATGTTCCGGCCCCGTTGATCGCCAACGAGCTTTGACCAAACACACATGTCGCATACGCAGGCAGATTGGTACACGCTAACTGCACCGGCCCTTGCAAAGCTCCCGTCACCACAGTCGTCACCTGCACCACACCACTGCTTCCCGAAGGTAAGGAAAGCGAAGCAGGATTCACGCTGAGAGACAGCCCCGCTGCGGGAGGCAACGTCCCTCCTGCACCTGCTACCTCGTAGGCTCCACGATCAATCACAGCGGAAGGTGTGCCAGTAGCATTCTGCAAACGGTTGTTCCCCAGCAAGTCCGTCGGCAACAACGAAGGCGCATTATTGTTACCGCTATCGACTGCAGGCGACACCTTCGCCACTTGATACGGTGCGTTCCCGCTGCGAGCCACAAACTGCGGATCGACAAACAGGTTCCCATTCGTACCAGCAGGCGACGAGCAATCCGCGCTGAAGCTGGAACCTGCAGTTCCCTGCGTAAACACAAGATTGTGATCAAACACAGGCAGTGGAATCGGCTGCTGCGTACCTCGCTTGCAGTCCACCGCGCTCAAGCTGTCTGACGACGCAATGATGTTGTTGTAAAACGAAATGCTGTCATACGCATTCAACAACAGCACCTGACTGCCAGCCATCCGCGCTCCGGAAACAAGCTGCAGAACGTTATCTGCAAACGTGTTGTTCACCACCACAGTGCGTGTGCTGTGCTGGCTACCTGCCGTCAGATCGAGGTTCAGACCCGCACCAATGTCTGCATACGCCGGATTCCCCAACGTGGGATTTAGCACGTTCGCGTAGATCAGGTTCTGCACAATCTCGGCGGAGACGTCTTTGTAGAGAGCGATGGCCGATCCTGCGCCATTCGATGTATTCGCAGTGATCACATTGTTTCGAATCACCACGTGACCGGCATCCTGCACCGTGATTCCGGCGGCACTCCACACAGCGGTGTTCTGTGCAATCGTATTGTCAGAAATCTCCGCGACCTGGCCGCCAGCGGGCGCGCCCTCAATCGTGAGGCCACCACCAGCGATTCCAATGTTGCCCGTTGTATACAGCGGAATGCACCCACGCGTACGGCCACCGTTGTTCGCAGTAATCGTGTTCCCGGTGATTAGCGGCGCGCCGAAGTGAATGCCAATGCCGCAATCGGAATTTCCGGTGATCGTCGAATTCTTCACCGTGGGCGAAGCATGATCAATCCACACGCCGCCAGCATCAATCGCTGCAGTCGCCGCGCCGCCCTGTACTGTCACGTTGTCCAGTACTGACCCGCGGCCCTCGCCATGATGAAACAACACCACTGGCCCTGCGCTCGCTCCCTGAAAAATCACGCCAGAGGCTGTGCCCTGCACCGTAATCGCTTTGCCAGCAAAGTCGATTACACCGCTATAGGTTCCCGGGGCAACGGAAACGGTATCGCCATTGGAAGTCGCAGCAATCGCCTGCTGAACCGTGGGCGCATCCGCGGGCACATGAATCACTCGCTGCGCTTCGGCACTAGTCCAACAAGATGAAACAAAAAGACAAAACAACACACAGGCAGCAAAACGCAGTCGGGGAGACATAGGCGTAAGACTTCTCTGGCGAACTTTGGTAAGCGTTTCCGACAAGATCTTCAAACGCAGAAAAGCCCTGCCGAAGCAGGGCTTTCTCAAAATTAGTGAAGCTGCGATTTAAGCAGCCGGCTCGATGGAGACGAAGCGACCGTGGTTGCCACGATCGGAGAAGATCACGCGTCCGCCAACCTTGGCGAACAGGGTGTCGTCCTTGCCGCGACCGACGTTCAGACCAGCCTTGAGCGGTGTGCCACGCTGACGCACGATGATGCTGCCACCCGTGACCAACTCGCCAGCGAAGGCCTTCACGCCCAGGCGCTGCGCGTTGGAGTCACGACCGTTGGAAGAGGAACCGCCACCTTTTTTATGTGCCATTGCTTTGCCTCGTTGCGGTTGCCATCGTCTTTCAGTGACGTGGTCCGCGAATCTTCAGAAATATTGTGCCGCTGACGCGGCGAACTACCAAAACTGGAACGCAGTGGCGCGAGTTACTTGCTCTCGGCCTTGAAGCTCTTGCCGTTGACCAGGATCTCGTTGATCTTGACTTCAACGAAGTTCTGACGGTGGCCCTGCATCTTCTTGTACTGCTTCTTGCGCTTGAAGTGGAAGACCAGAATCTTGTCGCCGCGGCCTTCGCCCACGACGGAGGCGAGCACCTTGGCTCCGCCCAGTTCCTGCTCAAACTTGCCTTCTTCGGCGCTGACAGCCAGGACGTCTGCGAACTCGATCGCGCCGTCGTTGTGTTCTGTCGTTTCAATCTTCAAGGTGTCGCCGGGGGCGACACGGTACTGCTTACCACCGGTACGGATCACTGCGTACATCACAAACCTCCACGCCCGGCCGTGTTGCCGGTGCGCCTGAAACACCATGAGCTCAATATGTGAGAGGCGATACGGAGTGGTCTTTAAATCAGACCCCACCACGACGCGGCCGGATGCCCCACAGCCATGCGCCTGATGCGCCAAACCTGACAAGAATATCGTGAATCGGGGATGGGGTCAAGGGTGATTGCGTCCCAAATTGCCTCGTGCGCTAAACTCCCTTTCTCGTTATGGTTGCTGCGATCCACGCGGTGATCGATCAGGCTTTGGCAGGGTCGGAAGGCATCTGCGCGGGCAGCAGGATGCGGAAGGTGGTGCCGCTACGGCCTGGTGTGGTGCTGCTCTCAAAGTCCAGGGTTCCGCCGTGGCGCTGAATAATTTCCGCGCAGATGGAAAGTCCAAGGCCCGTACCGCCCGCTCCCTTGGTTGTAAAGAAGGGTTCCAGGATGCGCCTTTGATCATCTGCGGAGATGCCGCCGCCCGTATCAGAGACAAGCATTTCGCACCCGCCGGAAGGCGCAGGGCTGATTTTTAGAGTGAGCGTACCGCCGTGCGCGTGCATGGAATCGATTGCGTTGCCGACGAAATTGGCCAGCACCTGCCTGATTTCGCCTGCGCGACAGTAAACCGACGGAGTGGCAGGATCCCATTCGCGGACAACGACGATGCGACACTTCTCAAGACGATTCTGGAAGACAGCCAGCGTGGATTCCATGAGTTCCACCAACGAGGTCTGCGCAGGGGCGTAGGGCTGACGGTAGAACTTCAGAGTGTGCGTGGTGATTTCGGCGATGCGGCGAAGCTCGTCCTGTGCGGTTTGCAGATATTTGCGCTCTTCA is a genomic window containing:
- a CDS encoding glycoside hydrolase family 3 C-terminal domain-containing protein, which encodes MRRLIAALLFTTVLSAKAQQPAYQNTSLSPEQRAADLVGRMTLEEKAAQMVNGAAAIPRLNVPAYDYWNEALHGVARSGYATMFPQAIGMAATWDAPLLKTIGDVISTEARAKNNEALRHNNHDIYFGLTFWSPNINIFRDPRWGRGQETYGEDPHLTAQLGVNFIEGLQGTNPKYYKVIATPKHFAVHSGPEESRHRFDVQPSPHDLWDTYLPQFRAAIVDAKADSIMCSYNRIDGAPACGSKTLLADILRNDWKFKGFVTSDCGAIDDFYRSYGHKTDPDAEHADKTALLAGTDTNCGGTYKKLDSAVKAGLIKESDIDVSLRRLFEARIRLGLFDPPSMVPYAQIPFSAVNSPANAAVAKRAAEESMVLLKNDGILPLRGEKYKTVAVIGPNGAALSSLEGNYNGQPHDPVMPVDALRTSLSGTRVLYAPGAPYVAGFAMPVSRTMLHPAKGSQEHGLKAEYFTSANFSGSPVTTRVDPELNFDWSGVSPLRATPAGPFAVRWSGTISAPAAGTYEFLVKTGRCRGCGPAQGYTVTVDGKQVTELKRQAPVAPGGRINGTTGLPEVDRANRPGVFQITFDDTKQEHDITVEFSRDSASAGSGIRLEWSPKPETLLPEAIATAKQADVVIAMLGLSPDLEGEEMPVKLPGFVGGDRSDINLPASQDELLKQIVATGKPTVVVLLNGSALAVNFADENANAVLESWYPGEAGAQAIADTLTGKNNPSGRLPVTFYKAESDLPAFDDYSMKNRTYRYFTGAPLYGFGYGLSYTRFAYSGLKLSTAKLKAGEPLTAEVTVKNTGKMAGEEVAQLYLLPPADGNGGLSPKQQLEGFRRVSLKPGEAKKITFTLSPRQLSEVDAQGVRAVQPGSYSIAVGGAQPKDARATAAAQTAAFTIDGTQELPH
- a CDS encoding PAS domain-containing sensor histidine kinase — protein: MKEEERSEVFLDSAPWKPGQDGTQSSRSVSYELRMRLWLAAIGAILLLLSGTLFHTWGVDGFTNSVALLTLGILWLFLAERALHRIVTPLQTLTNVIAAIRSEDFSFRVRGARRGDAAGDLAKEINLLSESLQAQKRDATEARALVDRVLSTMDAPVLAFAEDGALAMVNRAARTALGLQLTDIGRAAEELQVESLLELEDSTLMPQPPRGLAGRWMLRRSAFRLQGRRHLLVMLTEIGSALREEERQAWQRLIRVLGHEINNSLAPIKSIAGTLQLRLAPEIDFENTPSRDAQLRKGLAIIEARADSLNRFLQGYRKLSTLPALQRQPVAILAFMQQVTALDHGVPVTITESEDRIALIDPVLMEQAMINLLKNAAEATLERSTHEGSATRPIEVMWRVAGDDLIIEIRDYGLGVLNESNLFVPFYTTKPEGSGIGLLLTQHVVEAHSGTVQLANHPSRVGCIVSITIPA
- a CDS encoding sigma-54 dependent transcriptional regulator, whose amino-acid sequence is METVSNSSHHAAALATQQRPCRLLLADDQPHILDALELLLEPEGYVLERAGTPALLISALSSEDFDGILMDLNYTRDTTSGEEGLALIERIRGHHAHLPIIVMTAWGNIDLAVKAMHSGASDFIQKPWDNTRLLTVLRTQLELYRMQRSAALLEAENKMLHTEGAPVMIATAPSMQRVMELISRVGPSDANVLITGEHGSGKEVVAQTLHRISLRSQRTMVAVNTGALSEGTFESELFGHVKGAFTDARAERVGRFELAHGSTLFLDEIANVPLRQQAKLLRVLETGEFERLGSSRTQKSDVRVISATNADLRSAAAAGTFRPDLLFRLNTVEISLPPLRERREDIPLLAAHFLSRYAAQYRRPVHGFEPAALERMLYYAWPGNVRELDHTLERAVLMARAEYLSLSDLALQADGPTTTNSLDEMDLEAVEAHLVRKALNRYQGNVSAAAEALGLSRGALYRRMEKYGL
- a CDS encoding TolC family protein; translation: MASAKHDRYCELLRTACIGTMALAFSAVHLHAQDAAAPLPQNPAPTTTQLKGTATALPAPLPTTVPHSWNPFRAYMPSSVAPASIANSPRLETLTHDGKIELHLRDAIELALENNLDLAIARYNLPIAEADVMRTRAGGSTRGVNTGIVSNTPSGGSAGSGSSGGGGAGGTSAGAGGAGAGASGLVQSTLGTGTTVSSYDPMFAGDFNVHHFAEPLSNLLLNGVPILQSNTVAGDMSLQQAFATGTSVKVSFSGDRVATNSKGNFLNPQLDSYFRVLVQQQLLAGFGLGPNLRYLRIAKNNQKISDAAFRLQIIATVSQIENMYWDLVSAWQDERVKQESLDFAQKTLETGRQQLALQAIPAMDVLKDEAEVAKREQDLSIAKSTLEFQSLLLKNALTRNLDDPTLEAMPVVPMDVSRPLQPMPTGDELVTRALSSRLEMEEQNLDLSNRQISRKAANNALLPTVALTGYWAGTGLAGVNNPLAGVTPTVPSDYGGALRNAFNGSAPDYYVGVNVNIPIRNRVNKSDQYRSELEYRQAELLLQQLKKQIRIEVRNAEYALRQAEARVVSADKARDLARRTFDIMQQEQSFGAGSAVQTLAARNDLTTAESAYFAAVDAREKARVELERAGGMTLENNGISIESAKQGQAQLSATATVQTQTP